A segment of the Diachasmimorpha longicaudata isolate KC_UGA_2023 chromosome 5, iyDiaLong2, whole genome shotgun sequence genome:
TCTTTATCCATTGAAGACTTTTCCGTTGGTCTCCCACGCGATGATTCACCTCATAAAAAGACATCTAAATCGACATGACATATTCCTAGAACAATTACGGTTGAGTAACGGATGAACAATAATTATCTTGTTTTCCTTTGTTTGATAGCCGACAACATAAGAAAAGAGTTCAGCTCAATTGGGTATTGTTTAGGGGACAAACATAATTGGACATTCGACTGAGCCCCTTGTAATTGATGTTTCAGGGTCCGCAGTGGGAAAGTACACGTCTGTTACTATCAGTAACTGTGGAGCCAGTGATAGCGAGTGTATTCTCACCAGAGGATCTAATGCAACCATTGAAATATCATTCAACACCGGTAAAGATAGATTATACCTTGAGTGAATTGTCATTAATTTCTCCATTAGAgatagaatttttcatcatacTGTGCAAAAACATAACTTTTTGCACACGTTTTGCGTgcccaaaaattataaaattaattgtttaaacgCCTATTGAAAATACTGCGCATTTAGGTTTCACTAGAAACCCATAATACATTGATATCCTACAGCAAAAAGCAATATATTTTGCTTCtcatgtacaattttttttttcaataatttctatgcattttttataacttgattttttcaatgattgattaaaaaaatatcacatggGAGAActtataattttgttttacACGATTCACGAGTCGCGTAGCTCTTAAGATCTGTAAACATTGAGGTCAGGTACTCACCAATTAGGAAATAAGGTCAATCACAATGTTACAGACGAGTCCGCCGATGCTGTTACAGCAGTTGTCCATGGAATTGTAGCTAGTGTTCCCATGCCATATCCAATATCCCATCCTGATGCTTGTGCTAATCCGGACACTGGGATAACATGTCCTTTGAAGAAGGGTGGATCATACTCATACAGAAAAACTTTTCCCGTTTTAGCTCAATATCCTAAGGTAACTTTTAAATAGAGTTAATAAGCAAATATATAATTCaactaaacaaaaaaaatatatttcagtaAATGAGATGAGGCAGTAGTTCCCtcgttatttaaaaaatatttttttgcaggTGAGGGTTCAAGTCAAATGGGAATTGCAAAATGAAAAGATGCAGGATATTATATGCATCTTGATTCCAgcaaaaattcagtaaataatcaagaactgaatttttcaatgcgTCGACAGCAATAGACTGAACGTATCCCACTACTTTTTGCTTGTACTAATTGTTGCTAATCACACAAAgataaatagaaatttcagGTTGACTTTGAAAATACTCAGCTCACTTTATTCTCCGAACTTCCTTAGCACTTTATAAATTAACAAACAGTagtaaaaaatgagaacaTGAATTCAATGTTCGTTTAGACATAAGTTAAGTGCATCACTTTTATGGGCGAGTGTCtcgctgatatttttttatatatcgaTAAGTAATTTGAACAACACTGTGGCAATTATCAATGATCTATTTCATCCTTGTTATTACTGTCATTTTTATAGTctctttcattcaatttttttgggataAATACACTAATACGacattataattaatgagCATTTATGCAGAATGAAGAAATCAGTAAATTTCAGTTTACAAGGGACTCACGATTAACTGTTTTTGCTCGTGAGTAATACTTCTTAAGCatgaaatcaattaattcattcgaAATTCAGATACTATGAGATCTGTATGAGAACGAAAGCAGAAAATAGAAAGCACAGAAATATGtttattcaatagaaaaacaaCGAATAATATTCTTCATATTTAGTTAGATTTCTACCTTTTCGTTGGTTCTTTACCCATACGAAATATTTCCTCACGTTGATAATACTTGCATTGCAGTATTGGAGTGGCGAAATTTTATTACTGAGTGGTAAAGTCGTTACATATAATAATTGCGTTTTGCTGAAGctcctttttttattcctcaggATTTAAATATCGATAGGGGATTTTTATACGACATTGTACTTCATTTGAAATCCAATAGTATTGTTTACAAAGTTCGTTACATCTTTGCATTAAATTCAttctcacttgaaaaaaaaaatctttgaatTCCAAGAAAagttaataatcaaaaatgaataaaataaaaatcaattgccTCGTGAGACAATCTTGAgtatgaaattatttccataatGAGGGATATCAATGGCAAAATTTATCGGTGAaatgaaaagtatttttaaaattttttcctaaaTCCAAAAGATATCCTCATACACTCGAATTATTTCACCACGTCACTACGAATTTCTCCTGCGACGGAACTGATAATGGTTTTAGATTTGTTCCACGACTCGAAGGATTTATGTAGTTTCAAGGTGGTGTTTTTGGTAACTTTGGAATACCTGAAAATCTCCATCATCAACTATCCATAGCATCCGGCCTGTCACCTAACCGTTCATTGTCCATTTGATGAATAGATCTCTTTGTGCATTGTCTACTTATAGTCTGGTTGTTACTTGTGGTCCTTTGGGCCTGATAGATCGGTTCGTACTCCTTCAGCTGTGTCATGAAACCCTCGTTTGGATTTATGCAAAACCTTCTTTGTTGAACTAGTGCGTATGCCCGCCTGGAATTAATATCCTTGTGTTTGGTGgcaatattttaatgaaatttaattctctGAGTAGTAGAATAATAATTGTGTATTtcattgagattattttttgaattactttttaaaaattcaatattatgTTTTTTGGAGGCTTTTTCTTGCTACCCTAGCGATGTgacaaatatattatataattatttattacatttttcatattgaacagaaaaacaacgaaaattaatatttgcttcacttattattaatttaggTAGGAAATTTTGCACAAAAAACCCGCCCGAAAGTTATCCGATTCTGACTCACTGAGCAATTCTGCGCGGTCTTTTTGACAACATTTTTCCTAATCCTCATTACTCACGTGTGTGAAAGTCCATACATCTGCATTACGTATGCAAGAACTAGAGCTGCTGATCTGGAGATTCCAGCGTTACCGTGAACTAAAACGTGTCCTTGGGAATTTAATCCCTCGTCTATGAATTTCTTGACGGTGGGAAAGTGCTGGATTATGTTTTCCGTTGCCACGTCCGCAATATTCAATACTAAATATCTGATCGGAGTAATACATGCCATGATAGAAAACTCGTGTTCATTTAGTTAATAGACAAATATTAGTTTAACATTTACTTGAATTGGTCAGGAAAATTCGGCTTTATAAAATGTGCCTCAATGTCCTGTCTGACACATATTATGTGGGTGATTCCTAACTCTCGCAGTTCGAGGAGCTTTGAACGACTTGCTGAACTGTAGGGACCAAGGTATAGCCCAGGGATTACCTCCTGTCGggattattcattcatttatagATAGGATTGaaattagtgaaaaaaaattaacagaaaaatCTTGCGAATTCATTAGAAGATTATGTTGTCATTTTTTAAAGGAAACTTTTAGGTATTAGAAATTGTGAGTCcttagaaatatttaatatagtCCTGAGAGAAAACACTGTAACAAAATAgtaatgtaaaatattttgtctTCCGAACCACCAACACGACATGGCTTCCAATGCAAATGTCATTTAATTAAAACTAATAACGAATCACCTGCATACTCCTCCTCATAGTGTAGGTCCACTCCTTAGGTGACGCCAAGGCTGAGATCCTCGGGAGTTCTTCGGATGAATCCTCATCCTGAATCATGGGTcttccctgaaaaaaaaaattcatctcgccatgaaaattaatttattgagggatgagaaaatttaaacaaatatgGTGATCTgaattaaaatgtttattaattcCTTGTCATTGATAAAAACATTGGTAACTCCGCCAAATATGGACTGGCGATATAGAAAACAATAATAGCTCACTATGctaacctcaaaatgtatcACTAACGCGTtaacaaaaacaaattaatcatAGCTTTGTTGATACTTACATTTTCCTGGTGCATCAAGTTGTTGTCTAGGGACACCATCATACTTAATTTAAACGTTACGATATCAAATGAGTGTGACAATCTTTTCGCAGAGAAGATTATTCCAAACAAACGCCAGTTGTTTTTTcccatcaattaatttatcaatagaTTTTCAAAGAAGGAATGCTTTCGGAGAAACTAGAAAACTCACTTTTCCTTCATTCAGTATTTACTCACCAATGCTCTTTGTATTCAATGACTATCCAACGGAGATTATTTGGGAATTGTAAATATTTAGTAATCAGTCCTACTTGCGTTTGCATTTCTTAATGTCGGGAAATTGGCGGGAACTTTCAATTCTAGACGTGAATACATAGTCCAGCGAGAGCTCAATTTATCTTGTTGAATTGTCATGTTGAGCATAATTACGATaatcatataattttttttactgaattcaaAACGTCAATAGATGAATAATGtaatgtaaaataattttatttttcagtttttattgaaattatggCTTAGAAACGTAATTTAATCAATAATACAGGAAAACAAACAAGGATCAATTTCATGATAAATCTAAAAATCTACAAAGAACATGAggctttaaaaattcaatttttctagagCCCAATGAAGatggaataattattgacATGTTCCTTTTGATTACTTCAGTGCTCTTGATCATTGCAACTCCTCGCAATTGTGAACGTATTTATCACTAACGatatataaaaattccatagtggcaaaattttaatttaaacaatgaaaattaatatgaagcAGAAGATAAAGAATATGAAGTTTTCAGATAAATTTAAAgcgtataaaaaaatatttataaaaacctTCATGATAGCTTGTTTATTCATGTATATACATGCAGGTGTTTGACATTGATGATGTGATTGACACACCAATAGCACTCATCAATCCTCACAAATTTTCATCCAACACTTGCATACAGATTCgtatatcaatttttaaagttAGCCGTCGAAGTATTCCTTCATAAATGAAATTACAAATGGAAAGAACAAAGCAAAACGATGACTGATTccaaaatgataatttattgatattgTGACTCGcagcagttgaaaaaaaaaactgctgtgCCTTAACTCCTAGTCTGTTTCATCACATCGTTAATTCCTGAaacaaatgaatgaatgaaaacatTAGTTCAGTTCAAGCTGTGGTTAATTTCTCTCATCAATTGATTATGAGGGATTTTCAGCCTGCCAAGATTATCACCAGTTCTGTCATCTGACTGTGAAATTATAAGCGAAACCTTCACGTGTTTCATCAGTAAATCCCTATAATCACGATAGACAATATTTGAGAAGCGATTTAATTACCATAATGGCGTTAACGATATCGTTCTGATTATTTTTAAGGGCCTTGATGGCTTTCCCTCGGGAAACATTCGCCTGCGTCATCACAAGgtcaacatccttttcttccaCACCAGTTTCGTCAATTTCCTCCTCGGACTCCTCTTGAATTGGTGCAACAATCTGTTGAAgggataaaatattattccacAAAAATGAATTAACTCGGTGAATCGCCTCCcattaattcatcaaaaataattaccgTTGTGCTACCACCAGCCTCGGCTGTTGACAATGTTGGTGGCTCCTTGAACTTCTCAGCAGCTGCCACTTGCGCCTGCTGACTAAGATCTTCGATCTAAGGAATcggaaacattaaaaaattaaaaatcgctgtatcatcgagaaaaaacaaTACACATGGAAATGATCGGATTATTCACCTTAGCCTCTCCAAAGATGATGTAAGTATCGGATGCGGGATTTTTCAGAACATCTGGCTTATTGATGACGAAAAGAATGTTTTTTGATTTACGAATAGTCACCCTGTTGACACCCTGGACCAACTTGAGTCCTAGTTTGCTCATGAGTTTTCTGGCTTTCTTCTCACTTCTGCTCTGTTTTGCCTTGGAAATTACATCAATTGGTAGTCCGACATTTGTACCAGAGAAGCCAACTCCACCGGCGGATGTGGGATCCTCGAGCTCAGGAATTGAGTCATCAGAGTCGGAATCTGTGCCTGATCCTGCTGCCTCAATCTCCACTTTTGACGGCTCGGAGCTTGCCGCTTTGTCAAGTTCTGTGAGTTCTGGCATTTTGTagctaaaaaaaaagtttcctcAAGTTCAAGTTCAGCTGCAAAATTGGCGAAAACGGATGGAGACTCACTTCTACAATTTATGCAGTTAAGAAGAAATTTGTACTATATTCATATGGGTAAAAATGTTCATAAGTAATTCTGGGGCCTTTCAGTCTGCCAAGgtattcaacaattaatttctgACTGTGAAATAATAAGCGAAACCTTCACGTGTTACATCATAGGCCCCTTTATCATCATGACcaattattttcgaaaaaattttattatgataTTCTGATGAATtgaaaacgataaaaatttaatcgagaaattaatgattttaagaaaatttctgttaattgatctgatttttcaaatgtatTCTTAAAAGttgcttcaaaaaaaaatctgaaagatTTAGActgtcataaaaaatattgtttatagAAATGCTCTAGTTTCTAAGAACCATCTACTGACATATTCCTATAaaaccaataatttttcaactatcAACACaatatattcaatgaaaacggTAATCAACCTCATTTAATCACGTAATTACGAAAATAGTTCGTGCACAGAGACATATAGAAACGGGTGACTATAATTTATTGCCTAATATGGGCAGCCGGGTGAGCCATTTTTTTGGATCAAAGTTCTCTGGAACGAATGGCGCCCAAAGATGCACTTAATCCCCTCTGGAGCATAACCAAACGTTTTACAAATTAATCCCCCGGCGAAGTGTGAATACATTAAAAAACGAACACGAATGCCTTTTGAATTTAAAACGTGGAATTCTACGTGAAATTATCCTCAAAATAagcgtaattaatttttgtacaaCGAACAGCAGAGAACGACATGTTTAAGTTTTTGCTGTTGATCAGTGATAATAGACACAGTCacgactgaatattttttccaaattgttAGGCAATACCTCGCGATAATTATTTGTGCACTTTGAATGCGTAATTGCGCCTGATGTTCGTGATATATTTGGATTTACCTTGGGTGTGATACGGTGACGATCGTTGGTGTCTTCACGAGAGATGTAAACTAAGGCCAGTTCACATGACCGGGAGAACATGTTGCATGGAACTTTAGGCACTATTTTCATGCGTTTACGAATACTTTCTGAGTATTCGTGGTTTTTGGAACGCATGGATTATTGGCGCCAAAATTCAAACGAGAGAACCATTGGGTGAGAATGaaagattgattttttcagcaAATAAGTCCTACATAATTGATTAACTTTATAAATGTGTATGTGTTTCAATATAAAGGGCTGAAATGACATTAATCAAGTAATtatccatttgaaaattggtGCTCAACCTTGCTTCTTCTGATCTAATCCATTTGCAAGGGCATAGACAGCTAGCGCCAGTAGTTTGTAAGTGGCCGTAACGCTCCCTCCAATTTCCCGCCATCCAGTCGTCGTGAAGCTTTGAAGTCCTGTTCTCGTTTACAATGGTAGCTTGTAcacaaattcttgaaaaaagtTGTTTTCTGCGTGTTTCGAGTTCATATGACGAGTTTCTTGTGCATAGAAGAGTTGGAGGAGGGAGAAAGTTCCATcgcattatttgtttattttgttgGTGTTTCTGGAACGAAACCGACACTGTGCAATACTGACGAATGCACTTCAGTTGTTCATGAACTCTTTAGTACTGTCCTatgatatttgaaaaaaaaaaacaaaaacggTCAATTCAGTGGAGATTGTGTGCCTACTCAGTGGTTGAGAAGTGATATATTGGTGTTGTGGTCAACATTGTTGGCAGTTGTCATTagtctgataaaaaaatctaggaaacagttttataaaattatcattggattattattattattatttagtaTCCTCCAATAGcattttgtctctctctcatcTGTGGTGAATTTCTTATGCTCAACGTTTTGCTGCCAATGGATGTATTAGCTGAAGATGCAAAGTGATGGTAAGAATCAAATGGAGATCACAAAATTTAGCGATAGAgtgacaataataattaaattgaggcTTCCACCGCCGTAGCAATGAACGTTAGCATCAGGCATGCTTAGAACGTT
Coding sequences within it:
- the LOC135162986 gene encoding NPC intracellular cholesterol transporter 2 homolog a-like produces the protein MSRIICAFVVCLSTLVSAAKFRDCGSAVGKYTSVTISNCGASDSECILTRGSNATIEISFNTDESADAVTAVVHGIVASVPMPYPISHPDACANPDTGITCPLKKGGSYSYRKTFPVLAQYPKVRVQVKWELQNEKMQDIICILIPAKIQ
- the LOC135162985 gene encoding serine/threonine/tyrosine-interacting protein-like isoform X2, encoding MQTQVGLITKYLQFPNNLRWIVIEYKEHCMMVSLDNNLMHQENGRPMIQDEDSSEELPRISALASPKEWTYTMRRSMQEVIPGLYLGPYSSASRSKLLELRELGITHIICVRQDIEAHFIKPNFPDQFKYLVLNIADVATENIIQHFPTVKKFIDEGLNSQGHVLVHGNAGISRSAALVLAYVMQMYGLSHTRAYALVQQRRFCINPNEGFMTQLKEYEPIYQAQRTTSNNQTISRQCTKRSIHQMDNERLGDRPDAMDS
- the LOC135162985 gene encoding serine/threonine/tyrosine-interacting protein-like isoform X1, which codes for MGKNNWRLFGIIFSAKRLSHSFDIVTFKLSMMVSLDNNLMHQENGRPMIQDEDSSEELPRISALASPKEWTYTMRRSMQEVIPGLYLGPYSSASRSKLLELRELGITHIICVRQDIEAHFIKPNFPDQFKYLVLNIADVATENIIQHFPTVKKFIDEGLNSQGHVLVHGNAGISRSAALVLAYVMQMYGLSHTRAYALVQQRRFCINPNEGFMTQLKEYEPIYQAQRTTSNNQTISRQCTKRSIHQMDNERLGDRPDAMDS
- the LOC135162985 gene encoding serine/threonine/tyrosine-interacting protein-like isoform X3, with amino-acid sequence MIQDEDSSEELPRISALASPKEWTYTMRRSMQEVIPGLYLGPYSSASRSKLLELRELGITHIICVRQDIEAHFIKPNFPDQFKYLVLNIADVATENIIQHFPTVKKFIDEGLNSQGHVLVHGNAGISRSAALVLAYVMQMYGLSHTRAYALVQQRRFCINPNEGFMTQLKEYEPIYQAQRTTSNNQTISRQCTKRSIHQMDNERLGDRPDAMDS
- the Nacalpha gene encoding nascent polypeptide-associated complex subunit alpha; its protein translation is MPELTELDKAASSEPSKVEIEAAGSGTDSDSDDSIPELEDPTSAGGVGFSGTNVGLPIDVISKAKQSRSEKKARKLMSKLGLKLVQGVNRVTIRKSKNILFVINKPDVLKNPASDTYIIFGEAKIEDLSQQAQVAAAEKFKEPPTLSTAEAGGSTTIVAPIQEESEEEIDETGVEEKDVDLVMTQANVSRGKAIKALKNNQNDIVNAIMELTM